A stretch of Lathyrus oleraceus cultivar Zhongwan6 chromosome 6, CAAS_Psat_ZW6_1.0, whole genome shotgun sequence DNA encodes these proteins:
- the LOC127096257 gene encoding uncharacterized protein LOC127096257, producing the protein MDIDYAIRKDEPPAITDESTPAAITLYERWERSNRLSVMFIKTKVTGGIRCSVDQHENVCDLLKAIDDQFVTSEKALASTLIMNFSSYRVTSVKGVREHIMKMRDISAQLKKLEVDMSNSFLVHYTLNSLPFEYGPFKISYKLNMHTIYHHTIN; encoded by the coding sequence ATGGACATAGATTATGCTATTAGGAAAGACGAACCACCTGCAATTACAGATGAAAGTACTCCAGCTGCAATCACACTATATGAGCGGTGGGAGAGATCCAACCGGCTCAGTGTGATGTTCATTAAGACTAAGGTCACAGGTGGAATACGTTGTTCTGTCGATCAGCATGAGAATGTCTGTGATTTGCTGAAAGCCATTGACGATCAGTTCGTCACTTCTGAAAAGGCTTTGGCAAGCACATTAATTATGAATTTTTCCTCCTACCGAGTCACCAGTGTGAAAGGTGTGCGTGAGCACATAATGAAAATGCGTGACATTTCAGCTCAACTTAAGAAACTTGAGGTTGATATGTCTAACTCCTTCCTGGTGCACTATACTCTGAACTCTCTTCCGTTTGAGTATGGGCCTTTCAAGATCTCCTATAAATTGAACATGCATACAATATACCATCATACAATAAATTGA